The nucleotide window GTACTTGAGCAAAATCCGGAACTTCTTCAGGTTTGGGAAAGTTAATAAGGTTCCTTTTCATTACATGGCAAGAATTTTTGAAATCCGGACAATTTCTTCGTCCACTCCGGGTTCCATGTGAATAGCTTTATCGAAAGGGGTGTAAGTTATTTTATCGTTGACCAATCCTATCATAATTTCGGATTTACCATCGAGCAAGGCTTCAACTGCTCCAACCCCCAGGCGGGAGGCAAGCAAGCGATCAAAACAGGTTGGAGAACCACCTCGTTGGGTATGACCAATAACGGCTAATTTTGGGTCGTATTCAGGAAATTTCTTTTTAATTTCTTCTACGATTTCATAAAGGTTTTTACCATTTTTTCCACCTTCAGCCACGACCACCATGCTGGAAGATTTTTCGCTTTTGGCACCCTTTTCAATTACTTTGATTAAGTCTTCGACCGAAGTTGGTTTTTCAGGAATCATCATTGCTTCTGCCCCTGCGGCAATGGCAGTACGAAGGGCAATGGCACCTGAATTTCGTCCCATGACTTCTATGAAAAACAGGCGATTGTGGCTCGAAGCCGTGTCTCGTATTTTATCAATAGCTTCCATTGCTGTATTGGTAGCGGTATCGTAACCTATGGTATAATCGGTTCCGAACAAATCGTTATCAATGGTGCCGGGTACACCTACAAAAGGGATGGAATAGGTTTGCATAAATTCCCAGGCCCCGGTAAAGGTTCCGTCTCCTCCAATTGCTACTACAGCATCAATTTCATTCTTTACCAGGTTTTGGTAAGCTAAGGCTCGACCCTCCGGAGTTTTAAATTCCTCGCAACGAGCTGTTTTAATGATGGTTCCTCCCCGTTGAATAATGTTACTAACTGAGCGGGAATTTAATTTTTCAAAATCCCCATCTATCATTCCCTGGTATCCTCTGAAAATACCGGTTACTTTTTTGTCGTAATATAAGGCAGTTCTGACAACGGCTCTCAAACAGGCATTCATTCCGGGAGCATCACCACCGCTGGTAAATACAGCAATCCTTTTGATATTTTTAGATGTTTTCATGAAATTTGGGTACAAAGAAAATTAAAAAAGTAATTACTTAGTGTTAAAATGACACTAAGTTCGTTTGATTTTTTGAAATACAAGGCAAATCACGTAAATAGTTGGAATAATTCGTGTTAATTTTGCTTAATGGAATCGCCTGTTTTGTTTTACGATGGTTATTGTGTCTTTTGCAATTTTTGGGTAAAATTCTTATATTCCAAACAAAAAAGACAGACGATATATTTTGCAAGCCTTGAATCGGAAACCTTATCAAAATTAAGCAGTTTGGGGGTAGAAGTCCCTTTGGTTGACAGTGCTTTTTATTGGGACGGAAAGCGTTTATATTCCAAATCGGATATGGCAATTCAAGTGCTTAGACAATGTTATGGAATCTGGTATATTTTGGGATTTTTTTTGGGTATTTTCCCACGTTTTATTCGGAATTTCGGTTATGATTGTATCGCAACTGTCCGTTACAAGGTCTTTGGGAAATTTGATGCTTGTCCTGTGCCACCGCCGGAGGTTCGGAATTTATTTTTGAAATAGGGGAGAGGGTTAAATTTCTTTAACAAGGAATTAACTTTAGTTATTGGTCTACCTTTGCACCATGATGATAACAGTTGAACAAGTTAAAGATGCCTTAAGCAATGTGATTGAACCGGATTTGGGAAAGGATTTAATAACCTTGAACATGGTAAAGGATATTGCGGTGGATGGAAAGAAGGTGAGTTTTACCGTTGTGCTTACAACTCCGGCATGTCCATTGAAAGATATGATTGAACGAGCCTGTATTAATGCCATAATCCATTTTGTAGATAAGGAAGCGGAAGTAAAGGTTGAAATGACCGCCAATGTTACTAGTCGCAGGACCTCCGGAGCTTTGTTGCCCGGTGTTAAGAATATCATTGCGGTTTCATCCGGAAAAGGTGGAGTTGGGAAGAGTACCGTTTCATCTAATTTGGCAGTAGCTTTGGCAAAGCAAGGCGCTAAAGTTGGCTTGGTGGATGCAGATATTTATGGTCCATCCATTCCAATTATGTTTGACGTAATGAATGAAAAGCCTATGCTTCGTAAAGTAGAGGATAGAAATTTGATTGTACCGATTGAAAGCTACGGGGTAAAATTGTTATCGATTGGATTTTTTGCTGATACGTCTCAAGCCATTGTGTGGAGAGGTCCAATGGCAACAAAGGCCTTGAATCAAATGTTTGCCGATGCGGATTGGGGTGAATTGGATTATATGATTATTGATTTACCTCCAGGAACGGGAGATATTCATTTGTCATTAATTTCTGCAGTTCCGGTAACAGGGGCGGTGGTGGTTTCAACACCTCAGATAGTTGCCCTCGCGGATGCTCAAAAAGGAGTTTCGATGTTTCAAATGCCGAATATCAATGTGCCGGTTTTAGGTATAGTTGAAAACATGGCTTGGTTTACTCCGGCTGAATTACCGGAGAATAAGTATTACATCTTTGGCAAGGATGGCGCTAAAGTTCTGGCTGAGAAATTAAATGTTCCCTTGTTAGGTCAAATCCCATTGGTACAAAGCATCCGTGAGGGTGGGGATGTTGGATACCCTACTGTTTTGCAGGAAACCTCAGCGGCAGCCTTGGCATT belongs to Bacteroidia bacterium and includes:
- the pfkA gene encoding 6-phosphofructokinase, coding for MKTSKNIKRIAVFTSGGDAPGMNACLRAVVRTALYYDKKVTGIFRGYQGMIDGDFEKLNSRSVSNIIQRGGTIIKTARCEEFKTPEGRALAYQNLVKNEIDAVVAIGGDGTFTGAWEFMQTYSIPFVGVPGTIDNDLFGTDYTIGYDTATNTAMEAIDKIRDTASSHNRLFFIEVMGRNSGAIALRTAIAAGAEAMMIPEKPTSVEDLIKVIEKGAKSEKSSSMVVVAEGGKNGKNLYEIVEEIKKKFPEYDPKLAVIGHTQRGGSPTCFDRLLASRLGVGAVEALLDGKSEIMIGLVNDKITYTPFDKAIHMEPGVDEEIVRISKILAM
- a CDS encoding DCC1-like thiol-disulfide oxidoreductase family protein, yielding MESPVLFYDGYCVFCNFWVKFLYSKQKRQTIYFASLESETLSKLSSLGVEVPLVDSAFYWDGKRLYSKSDMAIQVLRQCYGIWYILGFFLGIFPRFIRNFGYDCIATVRYKVFGKFDACPVPPPEVRNLFLK
- a CDS encoding Mrp/NBP35 family ATP-binding protein — translated: MMITVEQVKDALSNVIEPDLGKDLITLNMVKDIAVDGKKVSFTVVLTTPACPLKDMIERACINAIIHFVDKEAEVKVEMTANVTSRRTSGALLPGVKNIIAVSSGKGGVGKSTVSSNLAVALAKQGAKVGLVDADIYGPSIPIMFDVMNEKPMLRKVEDRNLIVPIESYGVKLLSIGFFADTSQAIVWRGPMATKALNQMFADADWGELDYMIIDLPPGTGDIHLSLISAVPVTGAVVVSTPQIVALADAQKGVSMFQMPNINVPVLGIVENMAWFTPAELPENKYYIFGKDGAKVLAEKLNVPLLGQIPLVQSIREGGDVGYPTVLQETSAAALAFTELAQKVAQQVAIVNSAKMAEVTA